One Salvia splendens isolate huo1 chromosome 12, SspV2, whole genome shotgun sequence genomic window carries:
- the LOC121758898 gene encoding transcription factor PIF3-like → MPLSEFLRMARGKLESSHQKPAPADISSKPENELVELVWENGQVMMQGQPSRVTRSPTLTTSRARDSTTTRYGKYGVECIMNDMASVVPSGDMDLGQDDEIAPWLSYPMDDALGQGYASEILPHISGVTANGLSTQNSFASVDKRSSCEQTVSNLQSGANNVKVSSSKDRPFGSWLPQLHRQTSDALGSGVTDVVSNKSKDQLDAVFRNPAQSRDSVSIQPPTNHSNFLNFSHFSRPATLAKANLPNSDGIPKSVSSAVERNENKEKGSAANCSNPVKSIHLEQAKSMPKDFEPHGSGVYPAVRSSEPGVKGSQGSCPPERTDNLCKEIPMKNDKPPILSNNYSSAKRAPDGDRTVEPMVASSSVGSGNSADRLSCEQTQHSKRKFCDIEDSECRSDDVETESVDAKKATCVRGSKRSRAAEVHNLSERRRRDRINEKMRALQELIPNCNKADKASMLDEAIEYLKTLQLQVQIMSMGSGLCMPPMMFPTGMPPMHPAHVPHFQPMGVGVGMGMAYGMGMPRDMNAGSSSCPIYPVPPLPHFSSTVPGLANFQRMPGQYHPVYGHPSQAYPSSVPRPPFVPLAPRPPLTCAMRSSTLRNCETPSTSQNIKSEDPAKTMNLQPICNAEARSSVHNKSNQPGKEVVDQSAGVQDNKRATDSTDINKEPGCD, encoded by the exons ATGCCTCTTTCAGAGTTTTTGAGAATGGCTAGAGGAAAACTTGAATCTAGCCATCAGAAACCGGCTCCAGCCGACATCTCTTCTAA GCCTGAGAATGAATTAGTTGAACTAGTTTGGGAGAATGGGCAGGTTATGATGCAAGGTCAGCCCAGTAGGGTTACGAGAAGCCCTACACTTACCACATCGAGAGCTCGTGATTCTACCACTACAAGGTATGGAAAATATGGAGTTGAGTGTATCATGAATGATATGGCATCGGTGGTGCCTTCAGGGGACATGGATTTAGGACAAGATGATGAGATCGCTCCGTGGTTAAGTTATCCCATGGATGATGCTCTCGGACAAGGTTATGCTTCCGAGATTCTGCCTCATATATCTGGTGTTACGGCTAATGGATTGTCTACACAGAATAGCTTTGCATCAGTGGACAAGAGGAGTAGTTGTGAGCAGACCGTTAGTAATCTGCAGAGTGGGGCTAACAATGTGAAGGTTTCTTCTTCTAAAGACCGTCCTTTTGGTTCGTGGCTGCCTCAGCTTCATCGCCAGACATCAGACGCCTTAGGATCTGGAGTCACGGATGTTGTTAGCAATAAATCGAAAGACCAACTGGATGCTGTATTCCGGAATCCAGCTCAAAGTAGAGATAGTGTTAGTATTCAACCACCTACTAATCATTCGAATTTTCTCAACTTCTCCCATTTCTCAAGGCCAGCTACTCTTGCCAAAGCAAACCTCCCAAACTCTGATGGAATTCCTAAGTCGGTATCGTCAGCTGTGGAGAGAAatgaaaataaggaaaaaggTTCAGCTGCCAATTGCAGTAATCCAGTCAAGTCTATACACCTCGAGCAAGCTAAGAGCATGCCAAAAGACTTTGAGCCCCATGGTTCTGGTGTATACCCTGCGGTGCGTTCTAGTGAACCAGGCGTTAAGGGATCTCAGGGTTCATGCCCTCCAGAAAGAACCGATAATTTATGCAAAGAAATTCCCATGAAGAACGACAAGCCTCCAATTCTAAGTAATAACTACAGTTCAGCAAAAAGAGCCCCTGACGGTGATAGGACTGTGGAGCCTATGGTTGCTTCTTCTTCTGTGGGCTCTGGAAATAGTGCTGATAGACTTTCTTGCGAACAAACACAACATTCAAAAAGAAAGTTCTGCGATATTGAGGACTCGGAATGCCGTAGTGAT GATGTTGAAACCGAATCTGTTGATGCGAAAAAAGCAACTTGTGTACGAGGATCTAAGAGAAGCCGGGCAGCAGAAGTGCATAATCTTTCTGAAAGG AGACGGAGAGATAGGATCAATGAGAAAATGCGTGCTTTACAAGAACTCATACCAAATTGCAATAAG GCTGACAAAGCTTCAATGCTCGATGAAGCCATTGAATATCTAAAAACCCTCCAACTACAAGTGCAG ATTATGTCCATGGGTTCAGGGTTATGCATGCCTCCAATGATGTTCCCGACCGGAATGCCACCGATGCATCCTGCTCATGTTCCACATTTCCAACCCATGGGCGTCGGAGTGGGTATGGGCATGGCTTACGGGATGGGTATGCCGCGAGACATGAACGCTGGATCCTCCAGCTGTCCTATATATCCCGTTCCTCCCCTACCACACTTTTCCTCTACAGTGCCCGGGCTTGCCAATTTCCAGAGAATGCCCGGTCAATACCACCCCGTATACGGTCATCCTTCTCAAGCATATCCGAGTTCTGTCCCAAGACCACCCTTCGTTCCTCTAGCTCCACGCCCCCCTTTAACATGTGCCATGCGATCAAGTACTCTGAGAAATTGCGAAACTCCTAGTACATCTCAAAATATCAAGTCGGAGGATCCAGCAAAAACCATGAACTTGCAGCCAATCTGCAACGCGGAAGCTAGGAGCTCAGTCCACAACAAATCCAACCAG CCTGGAAAAGAAGTTGTAGATCAATCGGCTGGTGTGCAAGATAACAAACGGGCCACGGACTCAACGGACATCAACAAAGAACCAG GGTGTGATTAG